CGGCGAGCCATTTGCCAATCTCGGGGAACTGCTGGGCCACTTGCAGTACTTCGTCGCGCGAGGCGTTCCAAATTTCTTCCTGAGCAGTATAGCAAAGCCGGTGCACCCACTTATGATGAAAATGCATCAAATCGCCGGACTCTTCGAACCGCACTGGAAACGCATTCGGCAGCAGATACAACGCGAACTCTTCTGAGACGCAAAGATTCAGCAGCTGATCGATCGCCTCCCACGTGCGCACCATGATCCGCTGGTAGGCCTCCTGGGCCTGGGGGCTGGCCGCAATCAGCGGCGGCGTGATGAAATCCGGCCGGCCGCTGATGAACTGCGCCGCAAGAATCGGCCGCGAAGCCGGCACCATGCGGTGGCGCTGATCTTGCGAATCTGCCGTGTGCGAGAGCTTCTTCTTAAACGTAAAGTGCGGATGCGCCATCGCGCGCGAGAGTTTGCTCATCGTGGTCAGTGTCAGCGCATCGCCCAGATACCGGTTGCGCGAGGGGTCCAGAATCAGCCGGATCGCCTTGGCATCGCCCAGCTGCTCGCGGGTCAGCCCCAGCATCGAGCGCACCGCTTGCGCCATGCTCTCTTGCGCGCGGGCGCTGTGATCGATGAGCTTGGAGGTACGGCCCTCCAGGGCTCGGTCGAACTCATCGAGAAACTGATTGGTGGCCCCATTTCGCCCCCGGCCATGGAAAAACTGGAAGCATTGGTACTCCAGCGTTTCGTCCATGGGGATGGGGTCTTCAGCCAGCGCCATGAAGGCCGGATCGATCTTCGAGACTTCTTCGACCATCCGCTGCACGACGAAGCGCTGCTCCAGCGGCGCATCAAATTGCTGGCACAGCCGCCAATAGCGATGCAGCGTGAGGCCGCTGATCGTATGATACAGATGCGCGTGGGTGGCCACCGGCAGCACGTAGCGGGCGATTTCCTGGCATCGTTTCTTGATGGCGCTAGCCCATTGCTTTTCTTCGACATTTCTCGACGGAAAGATACGTTGATACTCCTTGACCACCACTGGCTTGACCAGCTCGATGAGGGCGTGGTACGCATCCATCTGCTCATGGACGGTGGTAAGGTAGATCTCGCGCGCGCGATCTTCCAGCGGAGGAATCGTGAAATTCTCCGGCTTGACCTCGACATATCTCTGTGAAACTTGTTCGCTATTATAAAAAGGATGTGCGTGCAGAAATGACCAAATGAACTGGCGCGACACCTTCTCGAGGACGAACTGGAAGGTTGGATGCTGGATGGTGGTGTGATGGCCGGCTTTGTAGATGCTCTCGGCGATGCGATCCCGCTGCTCGCGCGACTTCTCGTCCTTGCCGACGTCGTCGCTGGAGATGACTTTCGAGGAATAACACGTCCGCGCCGTCGCAATCGCGAGATTGTACGGCTCCTGGAAATAGTTCTCCAGCCGCACAATCGGCTCGGGAGTGAGTGTGGTTTGGGTAACGGCGGTCATCGACGTGGAATACCGAATTATCTTACTCGCTTTAGGACTAGACTTCCAACACTTTGGGGGCTTGGGTGAGAACCTTGCAGCTATCAAGGGTGACGACCACCATGTCTTCGATGCGCATGCCGCCGGCATCCAGATAGTAGAGGCCTGGCTCGACGGTGACGACCATGCCGGCCTTAAGGATATCGGATTTGCCTGAAACGCGCGGCGGCTCATGGATCTCCAGACCCACCCCGTGGCCGGTGCCGTGGAAGAAGCCTTGCATCCGGCCATTTTGCTCACCGGTTTTAAAACCGAGAGAGTTGAAATATGCCATGATTTTGTCATGGACGAGTTTTCCGTCAACGCCGTCTTTGATGATTTTATAAGCAATCTCCTGCCCTTCTTTGACGGCTTCGAACATTTTTTTCACTTTATCCGAGGCCTTGCCCTTCACGACCGTCCGCGTGATGTCGGCGAAGTAGCGGCTGCGTGAATGCTGCGGAAACACATCCATCACAATCGGCTCATTCGCGCGCAGCGGGCCTGAGCCTTCGTTGTGCGGATCCACCGCCTGCACGCCAGGCGCGATGATCGTATGCTGGGCGACACAGTCGCGCTCCATCATCGTCAGGTGCATCGCCTTGCGCAGCAGCTCCACGGTCAGCGGTTTGCCGCCGATCCACAAGGCACCGTCGGATTTCACCTCGGAGTTGCCGATCAGCGCAATGGCGGAAGCCAGCGCATCCTCGGTCACACGCAGGCTCTCCGTCAGCAGCGCAATTTCTTCTTCGGACTTGACCATGCGCTCAGGAAAGAATGGATCGGCTTTTGGCTCGACGGTGAAGCCGCGTTTTCGCAGCGCATCGGCGTAGGCCAAGCCGAAATCCATCGGGACGTCGACCTGCGTGACCGAACGGCTCTTCAGCAATTCCCCAACAACATCCATCATGCTCGGCTCCTTGCCGAGCGCTTGCTTCGCCTGCTGGGCGAGCTTGGAGTACGAAAGGACTTCGTCGGCCTTGGACTGCGCTTTCGCGCGGTCGACCTCGAGGTCGCTCATGACGACGACGCGGTGGGAGTCAAACTGGGCAAAAATAAAGGGGTCGGGCGCGAGAAACCTGGTGGCGTAATAGAGGTTGGCGTTCTTCTCGCTGTCGGCGATGATCAGTTTGGCGGTGGCCATGATCGTCTAGGATAACACACCCCCGAGTCCGACTCTAGACAGAACTCGGCTCAATGCCTATAATGAAGCAACTTCGTGGAATTTTTCACAAGCTCCCAGACCATCCAATGAGTGAAGCGGTCTTTTTTTATCTCTTCACCATCCCGATGCTCTTGGCAGCGGCCTCGGTGATCATCAGCCGCCAGCCGATCTACAGCGTGCTCTCATTGCTCGTCGTCATGCTCTGCCTGGCGTCGCTGTTTGTCATGCTGCACGCCTACCTCGTCGCCGCACTCCAAGTGCTCCTCTATGCGGGCGCGGTCCTCGTCCTCTTTCTCTTCGTCCTCATGCTGCTCAACCTCGAGCGAGAGAGCCTCTCGCGCATGCGCGCCTTCACCCTCTGCACCGCCGGGACGATCGTGGCGCTCGCATTCTTGCTCAATGTCGTGCGCATCTTCTGGGCATCGCACCCAGGATCGGTGTTTCCAGCAACAGCCGCAGAAGGCACGGTGGAATCCATTGGACGATTATTATTCAGCCAGTACGTGCTGCCGTTTGAGCTCACCTCGTTTTTGATCTTGGCGGCGATCATCGGCGCCGTGACCCTCGCTCGTCAGGAACCCAAACGATGAACTGCGACACACGACCCATGACTCACGACACACGACAACAGATGTTTCGTTTGGTCATGTGTCATGGGTCGTGCGTCATGGGTCGCCGTTTCGTCCGTTAGCATGATTACTCTGACTCACTATCTGGTTACGAGCGCGCTCCTCTTTACGATCGGCCTTATCGGCATCGTCACGCGGCGCAATGTGCTAATGATCCTCCTCTCCATTGAGATCATGTTTAATGCGGCGAACCTGGCCTTCGTCGCGTACGCGCGAGCCTGGGGAGATCTCGGCGGCCACGTGGTCGTCTTCTTCGTCATCGCGGTCGCCGCCTCCGAGGTGACGGTCGGCCTGGCGATTGCGGTGCTGCTTGCGCGGCAACTGAAGACGCTCAATGCGGATGAGGTCAAGCTCTTGAAATGGTAGAGCCGTCGCTGGCCCCGATCCTCTCGTGGACCATCTTGCTCGCTCCGCTGTGCGCCGCGGGATTGATTTGGGCCTTTGCGATCCGCCGCAAGCGTCTGAGCGCAACACTGGCCATCGCAGGGTTGCTGATTGCCTTCGCCTGCGCTGGGATGCTGTTTCTCCATGCGCTGAAGATGCCGGCGGCCCTGCCGTTTGAAACCTCAGTCAACTGGATCGACCTGCCTGGATTCACCGTGCCGTTTGGCATCCTCATCGATCAGCTCTCGCTGCTCATGTCGCTCGTCGTGACCGGCGTGGGCAGCTGCATCTTCATGTATGCCACGGGATACATGCATGATGACTCGGCCTACAGCCGATTCTTCGGCGCGATGTCGCTGTTTGCCTTCTCGATGCTGACGATCGTGCTCTCAAACAACTGGATTCAGTTGTTCATTGGATGGGAGCTGGTCGGATTCTGCTCGTACCTGCTCATCGGCCACTGGTACGCCAAACCGTCGGCGGCTGACGCGGGCAAGAAGGCGTTCATGGTTAACCGCGTGGCGGATTTTGGATTCCTGCTCGGCATTCTGTGGCTGTGGGCCATCTCCAGCCCGCTGGCCTCAGAGCGCACGTTTCATTTTGCGACGCTGGAGCATCGGCTGCCGGCCCTCGCCCAGGCTGGCCTGATTCCCATGGCCATGCTGCCGTTCATCGGTCTGCTGCTCTTCTGCGGCCCGATGGGCAAGTCGGCGCAATTTCCGCTGCACGTCTGGCTGCCCGATGCGATGGAAGGCCCGACCCCGGTCTCAGCCCTCATTCATGCCGCCACGATGGTGGCGGCCGGCGTGTACCTCCTCTGCCGCGCCTTCTGGCTGTTTGAGGGCTTGCCATCGGTGATGACGGTGATCATGTGGGTGGGGGGCGCGACAGCGTTTTTGTCCGCGTGTCTGGCCCTTGTCGAAACCGACCTGAAACGGATCCTCGCCTACTCCACACTGAGCCAGCTTGGCTACATGGTGATGGCACTTGGCCTCGGCGGATCCACGGCCGGCATGTACCACCTGACCACTCACGCATTTTTTAAAGCCCTGCTGTTTTTGGCCGCGGGCAGCGTGATCCACGGCACGCACGAGCAGGATATCCGTAAGCTCGGCGGCTTGTGGCATTCCATGCGGTGGACCTCGCTGGCCTTTTTGATCGGGGGACTTACCCTTGCGGGTCTTCCTCCGTTTTCAGGGTTTTACAGCAAAGACGAAATTCTCGTCTTGGCGTTTGAGCGCAATACTCCGCTGTTCGCGCTGGCCACCGCCACCGCAGGGTTAACGGCGTTTTACATTGCCCGCGCATGGTTCGTGGCGTTCACCGGAAAGAGCCATCCCGCCTCCGGCGGGACAAGCGGCCATGCGCACGAGTCTCCAGCGGTCATGCTGATTCCGCTCGGCGTGCTGGCCGCCTTCTCCATCATCGCAGGCTATCTTGGCCTTCCTGCGTTTCTTGGTGAGCATGCCGAAGCCTTTCACTGGCTGGTGGCCGGCATTGCGCTGGCCGTCGCGGCGATCGGTCTGGTCTTGGCCTGGGTCGTCTATAGCAAGCAGTTCGTGACGTCGCAGCAACTGGTCCGCGCGCTCGCCCTGCCCTATTCATTTCTCGTCGACCGCTATCATATTGATGATGTCTACACGTGGTACGTTGAGAGCATCCAGCAGAAAGTGATCGCGGGGTTCTGCGCATGGTTCGAGCGGTTCGTCATTATTGGCGTTGCGGTCAACGGTACCGCATGGCTCGCGCAAAGCGCAGGCCGCGTGATGCGCCGCCTGCAAACCGGCACCGTGCAAACGTACGTCCTGGGATTTTTCATCGGCATCGTGATCCTCCTCTCCGCCTTCGTCCGTCAGTAATCCATGCCGCTCTCGCTCCTTATCCTCTTGGCTCCGACGATCGGCGCGCTGCTGCTCAGCGTCATGCCCGAAGACCGCCCTGCCCTGATCCGACGGATTGCCGTGGCCGCCACGGCGATCGCGCTTGTGGGCGCGCTCCTCGCCATCACCCGTTACAACACGACGATTGGCGGCTATCAGCACGAGACCATGATCCCCTGGATCCGAGCGCTTGGCATCGGCTTCCACTTGGGGGTTGATGGCATCAGCGTCGTCCTCGTGCTGTTGCATGCGATCTGCGCATTCACCGGTGTCTTGATTTCCTATGCGATCAAGCAACGCGTCAAAGAGTACTACATGTTTTACCTGCTGCTGATCACCGGCGTCTTCGGCGTGTTCCTCTCGCTCGACCTGTTCTTCTTCTACTTCTTCTACGAGATGGCGGTCATTCCGATGTATCCGCTGATCGGCATGTGGGGCAGCGATGTGAAGGAACAGGGTGCCGTGCGATTTTCCAAAGAGTACGCCGCGATGAAGCTGACGATTTACCTCACCCTGGGCGCAGTCGTGGCCCTGACCGGCTTGCTGTGGCTGTATGTCACCTCGGGCGCGAAGACGTTTGACCTGGTGGAATTGCAGCGCCATTTTTCGAGCGCGCCGCTGGCCCCCGCGCTCCAGCGCAGCATCTTCCCCTTGTTGGCGATCGGCTTCGGCGTCATCGCCCCGATGTGGCCGCTGCATAGCTGGTCGCCGATCGGCCATGCCGCGGCACCCTCCGCGGTGAGCATGCTGCACGCCGGGGTGCTCATGAAGCTCGGGTCCTACGCGATCATCCGCCTGGCGATCGGCCTACTGCCGCTGGGTGCGACGACCTGGCTGCCGTGGATCGCGGCGATTTGCGTGATGAACATCATCTACGGCGGCTTCGTGGCCATGGCCCAAAAAGATTTGAAACTGATCATTGGATATTCGTCGTCGAGCCATATGGGGTATGTGCTGTTAGGGATTGCCTGCCTTACCCCGCTCGCACTCAATGGCGCTGTCCTGCTCATGTTTGCGCACGGCCTCATGACCGCGCTCGCCTTCGCGCTCGTCGGCCACATCTATGACCAAACGCACACGCGATGGCTGCCCGACTTAGGCGGCCTCGGCCATCAGGTACCATTCATCGCGGTCTGCGGGGTGATGGCCGCGATGGCCTCAAGCGGGCTGCCGGGGTTTGCCAATTTCGTGGCGGAATTGCTAGTGTTTCTCGGAGGGTGGGACGAGTACCGCATCCCGGTGATCTTCGGCGTCTTCGGCGTGGTCATCACGGCGGTGTATATGCTGCGCTTTGTGCGGGGAACGTTTTTTGGGCCGCCGAAGCCAGTGTTTGCCGGACATGTCCGCGATGCGACGACGGCCTTTGCGCGCTTGCCGTATGTCGTCCTCATCGCCACTTTGCTCGTGGTCGGCTGTTGGCCTCAACCAATCCTTCGGATTATCGATACGAGCAGCCGAGCCTTGATTGAACAGGTCCTGCGCACCCCATGATGTCCTTCAGTCTTCTGGGCGTTGAACTCATTATCTGCCTCTGGATCGGCGTCATGCTGATCGCCGATCTCCTCCTGCCGCCTGCTAAAAAATCTTCGCTCTGGCTCCTCGCCCTCGCCGGTGTGGCCATCGCCGGTGGCGCGCTTTGGACGCAGTCGCAGCATGCCTTGTGGCGCGGCCTGCCTGCCGCGCTGGGCGCGGCGCAGGCAGGCGAAATCTTCCAAGACATGTTCATCGTCGATCCCTTTTCGTCGTATTTCAAAGCCTTGTTTTTGATCACGGCGGCGATCGTCATCCTCATGACCCGAGAATTCCAAGCGCATGTGCCGGCTCATCTGGGGGCGTTCTTCATGCTGCTCTTCACCGCCCTGCTCGGGACCTTAGTGCTCGCCTCGATCAATGACTTGCTGATACTCTTCCTCGGCTTGGAGCTCCTGACGTTTTCGCTCTACATCATGGCGGCGTATCTGAAAACTGATTCACGGTCTGTCGAAGCCGGAATGAAATACCTCATTCTCGGCTCTGTCTCCTCAGGGTTTCTTATTTACGGCATCGCCTTGCTCTACGGTTTTGCCGGCGGGACCAGTTTCACCGCGCTGCGAGCGGCGCTTGCTAACACCGCAGGGCCAGTGCCGCTGACGGCTCAAGCAGGGCTTGTGCTGCTGCTTGCCGGGCTCGGATTTAAGATCGCCGCGGTGCCGTTTCACTTGTGGGTGCCGGATGTCTACGAGGGAGCGCCCACTCCGGTCGTGGCGTTTTTGTCGGTGGGATCAAAGATGGCGGGGGTCATCGCGATGCTGCGCGTCCTCTACGGCGTGTGGCTCCCGCTGCACAGCCTGTGGGGGCCGATGGTCGCCCTCGTATCCGCGGCCACGATGCTCTACGGGAATCTGTGCGCCATTCCCCAAACGAACATCAAACGGCTGCTGGGCTATTCCTCCATCGGGCATGCCGGATATCTCCTCATGGGGTTATCCACCGGTTCCGTATTTGGCGTCAGCGCCGTCGCCTATTATCTCCTCGCGTTCTTGGTGAGCAATCTCACCGTCTTCTTCGTGGTTATTATCGTCTCAGAAGCCGTCGGGGGAGATCTGATTGAGCACTACCAGGGATTATCGACACGCTCGCCGGGACTCGCCGCCGCGATGTTCATTGGCCTGCTGTCGCTCGCCGGAGTCCCCCCGCTGGCAGGATTTGTCGGGAAGCTGTTCGTGCTCTTGGGGACGATGGAAACCGGCCGCTTGTGGCTCGTGGCTCTGGGTGCTGTGAATGTGGCGATTTCGCTGTATTACTATTTGATGATTGTGAAGCGGATGTACCTCGATGCGCCACGCTCAACCGCGCCGATCCGGGTGCATCCGCTGGCGATGGCAACGATCGGGGTACTCGTGGTGGGTATCGCGGCGATCGGCATCGTTCAAGAACCCTTCCTCACCCGCATTACCCACATTCCGTTCGCTGTCTTGCGGTAATTCAGCGCGCATCAGCGGCGCCTAGCCGACGTTTCTTCCTGCAGGTTCCTTAAAGATCTCCTTGAAGAAGGCTTTCATTTCTTCCCAGGATTGCTGATCAGCCTCAGCGTTATACGCCATGCCGGCAGAGGGATCATTGCCGGCTTCTCGAACCGTAAAACTATGCACCGCGCCTGGATATTGAATCACGCGATAATCCACTCCGGCTTGCTTCATCTCCTCTTCAAGGGCCGCCACGTTATCCTGCGTCACAAATGTATCATCCGCCCCGTGGAGCACGAGCACTTTGCCTTTGATCTGTTTCGCATCGGCAAGGTTCGGGGTATCCAGCGCTCCGTGAAAGCTGACCACGCCAAGAACATCTGCTCCGCTTCGGGCCAATTCCAACACGGTGGTCCCGCCGAAGCAGTAGCCGATGGCCGCGACTCGCGTTGGGTCAATGAATGGATGCTGCTTGAAAAAATCGAAGGCGGCGGTGATCCGTCGCCGCATCAGCTGCCGGTCGCTGCGATAGAGGCCGGAGAGCTTCGCCGCCTCTTCGTGATCCTTCGCCTGAACACCCTTGCCATACATATCGGCGGCAAACGCGATATAGCCCAGCTCCGCCAGTTGCTCGGCCCGGCGCTTGGCGTAGTCGCCGAGCCCCTTCCACTCATGCACGACCAGCACGCCGGGCCGCTGGCCCTTGAGGGCATCATCGTACGCGATGTAACCTTCCAACACGGCATCACCATCGTGATATTCCACCGTCTCCGTTTTCACCGCCGCCTGCGCATGAGGAGCAAGAGCCATGCTGAGGAAGATCACAGCCATCAAACGTTTCATGGTGCACATGCTCCTGTTGTGATTACGACGAAATTTTTCCGAAGAGATGGCGCAGCGCTGGTTCAAGAGTAGGATACCGAAACACATAGCCGGTGTCTAGGAGTCGGGCGGGCCGCACGCGAGCGCTGGAGAGCAGGACCTCCTCAGCCATCTGGCCCATCAATACGCGCAGGGCAAATGACGGCACAGGAACGATGGTTGGACGCGACAGCACGCGTCCAAGCGTTTTCGTAAATTCTCGATTGGTCACGGGATTCGGCGCGACAAGATTCACCGGTCCCTGCAGGGTTTCACGCGTGAGCGCGTGGAGCATCCCTCCAAGGATGTCATCGAGAGCAATCCAGCTCATGTATTGGCGCCCTGAGCCGAGTACCCCGCCAAGACCACACTGAAAAGGCGGCAGCATCAGCTTGAGCGCTCCACCGACCGGGCTCAGCACCACACCGATTCGCACATGCACCACGCGGATCCCCCGGCGTCTCGCAGGATCGGCTGCGGCCTCCCACTGGCGGCAGACTTCAGCCAAAAACCCCGAGCCCTGCGTGCTGTGCTCTTCCAATATCTCTTCACCACGATCACCATAAAAACCAATAGCTGAGGCCGTCACCAGAACCTTGGGAGGTTGAGACAGATGAGCCAACGCTTCACTCAGCCTGCGCGTTCCATGGGCTCGGCTGTCACGAATGCGCTGTTTCTTCTGCTCGGACCATCGGCCGATGATCGGCTCTCCGGCTAAATGGATGGCGCCTTCGACCCCTTCAAACCCCGAAACCTCAGGCGATCGGGGCACACGAACGACGGTATGCCCTTCAGCCGCCAGAGACGGGATGAGGGCAGATCCGATAAACCCTGTGGACCCTGAGACGGCGATTTTCATGTTGCAATATGGCAACGATACCACGGCAATGGATGGTTCGCAACAGCCGGAGGATATTAGATTGACGGAGCAATGTTGGTGCCGGGGGGAGGAGGCGGAGGCGTTGCGGGAAGCTGCGTAAACTCTTGAGGCGTGAGCTGGACGAATTTTTCAGGGGCGTCCCCGAATTTGCGAGTGCCGGGGTTGAGGAGCTCTTTGATGTCAATCCACATGCCATCGCGGGAGTAGGCGGCGATGTCATGGCGCTGCGTATCCATCCGGATCGCATCCTCCGGGCAGGCCTCAACGCAGTAGCCGCAATAGACGCACTTGCCCAGGTCGATGTCAAAACTCTTCGGCACTTTTTCCACGTTCGGGTCTGGGTGCTCGCCAGCCACGATGTAGATGCAGCGGGCCGGGCAGACCGTCTCGCACATCATGCAGGCCACACAGCGAGGCGTGCCGTCAGCGCGCTTTGTCAGACGATGGCGCGTGCGCAGCCGAGGCGAGGTCACCCGACGCTGATCCGGGTACTGGATCGTCACCGACGCTGGGATATTGCGGAAGAGCCCGACGCGATGCGCGATGTGCAGGCCGAGGTTTTGCCAAAAGTGACGGTTGGTGATCAGTAACCCTTGGGCGATGGCCGGCAAATAGGTGCGCTCCCACCAACTGAGCTTGCGGCGCTTGTGCGCATCGCGCAGCCGATGCAGTAATTGATGACTTAACGTCTCAGCCATTTTTACCTTAATACGATGATTACGCTCGTAACTGCGATATTGACTAACGAGAGGGGAAACAGAACCTTCCAGCCTAAGTGCATCAGCTGGTCATACCGAAATCGCGGCAGAGTCCATCGAATCAACATGAAGAACCAGATGAAACCTGAGACTTTGAGCGTCAACGACACGAGTCCGACGGCCACAAAGGCGAGATGCGGCACCGCCACGACCGCGCCCCACGGGAAATGGAACCCATCGGCGGCGAGCCACGGCGTTTGCCATCCGCCGAAAAACAGCACGGCGGTCAGCGCAGACACCAGCACGATTTCGACGAAGTCGGTCAAGAAAAACGCGCCGAACTTCATGCCGCTGTATTCGGTGAAGTAACCGATGATTTCCGGTTCGCCTTCCGGCAGATCAAACGGCACGCGCTTGGTTTCTGCTAAGGCGGCGGTGACAAAAATAATGAACGCCAACGGCTGCGTGATGATCCCCCATAAGGGAATCCATCCGCCGGCGACATGGCTGCCCTGCTTCAGGATGATCTGGTTCAGATCCAGCGTGCCATAGCAGATCACAACCCCGATGAGCGAAACGCCTAAGGCGATTTCATAGGCCAGCATTTGGGACGCCGCGCGCAACCCGCCGATCGTGGAGAAGTTGTTGCCCGACACCATGCCGGCGAGGATTACCCCGTAGATGCCGATGGAGGCGAGGGCCAGGACCACGAGCAGCCCGGCGTTGATGTTGGCGACTTGCAGCGGAATTTCTCGGCCCCACAGTTGCAGCGTCGGCCCGAGAGGAATCGCCGCAAAGGCTACGATGGCGAAAAAGACCGAGAGAAACGGGGCCAGCGTGTGGAGAAACTTATCTCCCCTCGCTGGAATGATATCTTCCTTGGAGATCATCTTCAGCACATCGGCCAGCGCGTTGATGATTCCTAAGCTGCCAAGCTTGCGGATGACCCAGTTGAGCGGCCCAAGCCACCGCCAGGTGAAGTAGGCCCGGTTCGCGCCCACGCGGTCTTGCATCAGCGCGCTTTGCTTGCGCTCCAGCCAGGTCTGCGCGCCGGCAAGATTCAGCACGCCGCCGAGCACGAGCAGACTGACAATCACTTTAATCCAAAAATCAATCCACATCGTTGGTCACAAGTCACAAGTTACTGCTCCAAGAACGCCCCCTGATCACCGATCGCTTGATAGGACAATCCTTGGAACGATTGTTCGATCTTGGCAAGTTCATCAAATGTGGTCTTGGCATCAACGAACCGTGTTTTCAAGCCAAGGCGCTGAGCCAACTCGTTGAAAATCTCAAGTTCGGAACGGGCCTCAGCCCATGGCAGCAGGGCGGCATGGATGCGCTGCACCC
This window of the Candidatus Omnitrophota bacterium genome carries:
- a CDS encoding TIGR01777 family protein — protein: MKIAVSGSTGFIGSALIPSLAAEGHTVVRVPRSPEVSGFEGVEGAIHLAGEPIIGRWSEQKKQRIRDSRAHGTRRLSEALAHLSQPPKVLVTASAIGFYGDRGEEILEEHSTQGSGFLAEVCRQWEAAADPARRRGIRVVHVRIGVVLSPVGGALKLMLPPFQCGLGGVLGSGRQYMSWIALDDILGGMLHALTRETLQGPVNLVAPNPVTNREFTKTLGRVLSRPTIVPVPSFALRVLMGQMAEEVLLSSARVRPARLLDTGYVFRYPTLEPALRHLFGKISS
- a CDS encoding NADH-quinone oxidoreductase subunit I codes for the protein MAETLSHQLLHRLRDAHKRRKLSWWERTYLPAIAQGLLITNRHFWQNLGLHIAHRVGLFRNIPASVTIQYPDQRRVTSPRLRTRHRLTKRADGTPRCVACMMCETVCPARCIYIVAGEHPDPNVEKVPKSFDIDLGKCVYCGYCVEACPEDAIRMDTQRHDIAAYSRDGMWIDIKELLNPGTRKFGDAPEKFVQLTPQEFTQLPATPPPPPPGTNIAPSI
- a CDS encoding NADH-quinone oxidoreductase subunit H, which gives rise to MWIDFWIKVIVSLLVLGGVLNLAGAQTWLERKQSALMQDRVGANRAYFTWRWLGPLNWVIRKLGSLGIINALADVLKMISKEDIIPARGDKFLHTLAPFLSVFFAIVAFAAIPLGPTLQLWGREIPLQVANINAGLLVVLALASIGIYGVILAGMVSGNNFSTIGGLRAASQMLAYEIALGVSLIGVVICYGTLDLNQIILKQGSHVAGGWIPLWGIITQPLAFIIFVTAALAETKRVPFDLPEGEPEIIGYFTEYSGMKFGAFFLTDFVEIVLVSALTAVLFFGGWQTPWLAADGFHFPWGAVVAVPHLAFVAVGLVSLTLKVSGFIWFFMLIRWTLPRFRYDQLMHLGWKVLFPLSLVNIAVTSVIIVLR